TCAGCTCCAGATGCTTATCGTGCTCAGACCCTCGATCCGAAAGCACTCCAAACCGATTACTTTCCCCCTGTTCCAATCTCTGCCGTGCAGGCGGGAGAGGGTGATGTGCATCGCCAGGAGAGCCTTGGCACTTCGAGTCGTCCTCAAGAGAACGACGGGCATGGAGTCTTGCGCAAGGATACCATCCTTACacccgaggagaaggcggtTCgcgagagtgaagaagcaAGAGATGAGTTTGCGGAAGATCACACCGGGCATACGTTCCAGATCGAATGGATCAAAGTCGCGCCGTTGCCGTTCAACCGTACTCGTCATCTCCGGAACCCCTGGAACACAGACAGGGAGGTAAAGGTTTCCAGAGACGGGACTGAGGTGGAGCCAAGTAAGTCGACGATCCTTCGTTTCCACAACTTATAGATGGCTGACGAGATTAACGATCTAGATGTCGGTTCACAGCTCATGGCCGAATGGGACAAAGAAGAGGTTGTACCTCGATTCGAGCTGAAATCTCCTGGATACCCATATTGAATGAACTCCCAGGTATTTCTTTATCCTTTGATACCTTCACCACACGTACACgcatctctttctctgtcACCATCTACAGGTTCCCTCGCAACACGTACACGCATCATGTTGTCATCTTAGGTCTTTGGTATTTTCTTGCATTGAACATTAGCATTAGGGGGTCGAATCATCATTATCCTGTTGGCATAAATACACGCATGCATCTTGGTCATATGAGCTTGGCTGCATACTCGAGCAGAGCACTAGAGCACAAGAGCACAATAGCACAGAGATTTCATACAAGCAGTCATCGTTACGTTACTCGATTCTCTCTAATTCGCTTTGAACCGGCTAACAAAACATCGCCGGTCACTTGTTCATCCCACTTCTCCAGTTCAGgtggtcatcctcatcctcatctcctcgcgTTATCCATCATATTCTTGCCTTGCATCGATCACAATGACATCCAAGATGGGTGTCACAACCCTCGTGGTGGGCATGTTCCTCACGGGATGTGCCAACAGTCTCCTGTGAGCATGCATGTGAACACACCAATGTACGATCAATGGCTTACTTTCTGCGACACCATCTCAGAACCAAATACCAGGATATGCAGTGCGTCGAGAACTGTCAACCTGGTTCAGCGAAATCACCAATTGCTTTCGAACAACCAGTACGTCTTTGCTGTAATCGCTATCTCATTGTTCTGATGATGGTATGACAGGTATGGCAAACGCTCAAGTAGGTTTGCAACCACCTCGATTTATGTCCAAGACTGATTCGTTGGTAGTATGTTTGCTGGAGAGTTCCTTTGTTTCATTCCGCTCCTCTGGACGCAGTATCGAAGCTCCAATAAAGCTCGTCGTCGATCCAGTATCGAACCCCAAGCGTCAGTGTTCACTCGGATCTTGAATCGGCTTCCTCTCGGTCAAGCGTCCACTGCCTCGCCGGAGGGCTACTCTCACGTTGGCGAACATGTAAAtggagaggacgacgatgacgaaggagaagaattGATCGTTGGGAGAGGTGACGCGCTGACTGGTTGGAGGATGTTATGGATGTGGTTCCCCGCCTTCTTtgacagtgagtgtcttcttccttccatgGTGACGAGACCCAACTGACATGATGTAATCGTTGCAGTCTGTGGAACAACGCTCATGAACGTTggcctcatcctcaccccCGTATCGATCTACCAGATGTCCCGTGGAGCACTCGTTCTCTGGGTCGGTGTCTTGtccgtcatcttccttcgaAGACGATTATGGCTGTACCAATGGGCAGCTCTTGTGATCGTCACCATGGGTGTTTGTTTGGTCGGACTGTCCGGAACCTTAGTCAAGAAGGCTATCGTCGATCCCGTCGACTTCGTTGTGATGATGGCGGAGCGACCGGAAGATGATCCTGCAAGAGTCATCGTGGGCGTCTTGCTCATTCTCTTTGCTCAGGTATTCACTGCTAGTCAatttgtgagtgattgtcCTTCTTTACTATGTATAGTATATCCCCATCAGCCGGCTGACTCGTTGTacaggtggtggaagaaaaGGTCATGTCGCGATACAAGGTCGAACCACTGGTGCGTCATCATGGACCCATACGTTTGTGTCTTGCTCATGTGTTGTCTATGACAGGCCGCCGTCACACTCGAAGGCTTCTTTGGTCTGACAACCACCCTCATCGGCATgccattcctccatctcttcttccgcaaTCAATCCCCTTATTTTGATATTCCTCGAGGCTGGCATCAGATCGTATCCACGCCAGTGGTGCTGGGCATCTGTTTCGCCATCATGTTCAGCATCGGATCTTTCAACTTCTTTGGTCTGAGTGTCACACATCGTGTCAGTGCGACTACGCGCAGTACGATCGATGCCAGTAGGACATTCGGAATCTGGATTGTCAGTCTGGGTTTGGGCTGGGAACACCTTGTGTGGCCATACTCGTTGCTCCAAGTTGCAGGCTTCGCCATGCTCGTGTAAGTCTCCTCGTTCATCACGAAAGCAGAGGAACAGGGCTGATTCCCACCCTCAGCTACGGGACGTTTGTGTTCAACGGACTGATCTCGccgatcatcttccctcctcctccaactgTACATCTTCCGCATGAACCAGAGCTTGAGGAGACTGGCGATGTCCCAGCTGCTGGTGGTCAGGGTAGGGCTGGATACGATGTCGTTCccgagagagaagagtaagAGCTACAGACCGTATCGAATCACATAGTATCATCAAGTTGTGGACTATCATGCATAACCTATAGGCCTCGTATCGAACCATTGTTTCTCTCCACTGGGCACTTCGAATCtactttctccttcttaAGCTGGACGATGAACCCTTGCGATCAAGTGGCTTCCGTTCGTTCCCAGACCCGGATCCAACTTGACTTGCCTCTGGGCCGTCGTCGGTGTATCGATCGAccatgatgatgtcgttgTTTTCCGGAGAGGCGGGTTGATTTTCTGCGGGATTAGAAAAGGCGACGGGTCGGGTGGCATTCTCGTGACTACCTGGACCGTCATTTGCCCGGGGCGTTGCGTTGAGCATCGACTGGATCGTCACGCCCAACGCTGTGGCTGCATTGGTGTTCGTATGATTGGGGTTGTAAGGAGCGGGATAAGAATAAGTCGTTGTCGAATTTTGAGCGGAAGAATGTCGAAGAGGATTAGAGTTGAGAAAGGCGTGTTGGGCGGCTCGTTTCGCACTGCGACGTGAGCGCATCGCGATCAAGGTGTATAGAACAGGACCAGCAAGTGGGTGATATAGACCAAGACCGAGAAGCGCATGTCATATTATCCACAAGTTGGGGTTGATGTCAAAGGAGGGTAGGCGTGATGGATATAGTTTTCTTTCTTGTCTATTTGGATGAGGGACGTTTGGACACGTACGCCAACACTTCAGCTTCGTGCTGTTGTTTCGCAGCGATGCTCTGGTAGTGAGTGGTGTACAGACGTTGGTTGTTTGGATAATCAGTTGCGGTGTGAAAGGATCGGCTACTGACCGTAAGCACTCGATCTTGCTTCAAGGAAAAGTGTATTCATCCCGCCACGCACCTGCTGGTAGGTACCACTGCTGGTACTGAACAGACGATCAGTCTCGGTGACCTCCAgtctcttcttgttgacgTTGGTGGGTGGAGGCTTCAAGTAGTTGTCAAAGCCCTTGAGGAGGAATGTCTGTCAAACTTCGTTCTACGTTGGTACACACCGAGCAGCAGAGggctcaccttgatgatATTCCCACCCGACGCGGCTGTCTCATCGAGGTAGCTGCCTTCGAAAGCGTAGATTGAATGCTCCAGGTTTGCCTGCACGAACAATATCAGCGAGGAACAGGTCTCCTCCGTTATCAACAAACACGCACCAACGACGTGTCAACGgccctcttccttcgctgCGCCGCTTCGAGCTCCTGTAAGGCAGCAGCCTGTGCCTGCTTGGCGTCTGCTGGGGGACCAGAGTTACTCATAGTAAAGGAATGGTAATTGCTTGCAGAGAATGAACGAAGTATCAATGATATGTAAACATGATAATGGTGTCAACGAGTTGCAGCGGGTTGTTGCAACTACCGTCCAAAGGCCCGTAGCAGTTTTACGTAACAGAGGGCGATTTTCAATGTACTCGGCTCTAGTCTCTTTCTGTATGGCTTATCAAAACGAATGTGAAGCAGCGAACGCACACAATGTGACAGCATGTACAGGTGCAGCAACACAACGTCCACCTCTCAAGCAGCATGCACCCATGCGTGAAGTATGCGATCCATCATACACGGCACTGATCCGTGCCCAACTACCAAAAATCTACTCTCCGCTTAAGCCTCGATGGCAGCAATggtctttcccttcttggAGCTGGTGACGTCGAGGTCCTTGGCACGGGGGACctcggaggaaggggtggaaaggatgatctcgatgtgGCAGGGGTGACCTTGGTAAGGGTTGCTGAAGAACAAAAAATCTCCATCAGCACTTGACCAGCTTGGACTGCTGTTCACTCCAACTCACATTCGACCGTGGGCTCGGTAAGTCCTCCTCCTGGTCTTGGGGGCCTGTTGAACGACAATGTTCTTGATGAGCAAGTCCTCGACGGCGAGGTCCTTGGCGTCGGCGTTGGACTCGGCGTTCttgagaagagcgaggatgaaTTTAACAGACTTCTCGGGCCATCGACCTGTTGACGTTATTAGGTTAGTAGCGGTTCCTCCTACCAGAAACCGACGACGGTCTCCGCTCACCCTTGGTAGTCTTGAATTGCTTGGCCTGAGAAGCTCGGCCAATACCACCAGCGAACCGTCGGAAAGGGATGATCTGCTTGTGGTCCTGGACGTCGGCGAGGTAGGTGTAGGCCTTCTTCAAGTTCATGCCTATTACACAGAGACCAAGATCAGAAACACGGGACTTCAATGTCGTCTGCTTCTCCTGCAGTCCACTTGTCCAAAGCTCCACTCACCAGTGAGAGCGGCAGCAACCTCTCGCATGTTCTTGAAGTGGGTTCGGACATACTCGCCACGGGCCTGAGCGACTGTAACAACCAATAATCCCAGTCAGTCCATAATCTCCATATATCCATTCTTGTTACATCCAAAACATCCAAACGTACACTTCTCGGGGTTACCGTTGGAGATGTGGGCGGAGGCGTATCGAACCTGTTTGTTGTGAGGTGAGGTGCGATTGTAGGTGAACGTTGATGGCAAGAGGGAGTAGGAGGTAAAGAAAAATCAATCATCAGCTCCTGTCCTTGAATGCAAACCATCCCGtcgtccattctccttccattccaTCATGTTTCTCCTTGTTCGTTTCCATACAGTATCGAGCGTGAACTGACCATTGTTATTGATGTGGGGGCAGTTGGCCTTTTTGAAGGatggaaaaggagaaagagggggGAGGGTTTTTGTGCAACCGATTGTGCAAAAGTGAGAATTGAGTGGAGAGTGTTGCCAGTGAACGGTGAACCAGTCAGTGAGTGgacagagtgagtgtgtggtggttagagagagtgagagagtgagagagagtgagtgagtgagtacGGTGTGGTACGGTGAGAGATTGAGCGTACGGTGGAAGATTCACTAAAGCCACAAGAGTGCCTCACTGTAGCGATTATTTCTCATCTCACGGAGTTTCTCGGTGTTTTTAGTAGGTCGTTGTGGCACGCGTCTTGATCTCATTTGATTCCGTTTGTTTATGCTTGCAGCTCCCTTACACCATCCATCGTGCATACCTGTACATGTAAATATACATACTGCATTGCTTCAAGCACGTACTCGTATCACCACAACCACCCAGTGACATCCTTGGACGTGTATACCATCGTGCATAactgtatatatatatatacatatacatATACTACACTCCTTTACAACTTATGCCTCCTTCTACATGTACTCTACTTTCCCAACGCTCCGAATCCTGCTTCTAGATCCTCGACCAAATCGTCAAAGTCCTCAATACCCACAGACAAGCGGATCAGGTTGGGTGTGATTTGAAGCTCGTCCAAGGTTGCTTTGGGAAGATGCTGGGAGACTCGTGTCAGTATGATCGCTCCGCTATCCTGGATGAACTCACCGAATGGGTCATTCCAAGAGGGACCTCGATGAGACTCTCAACACCGCCCAAACTCTCCGCCAATGTGACAACACGCAAAGTCGTACAGAACTCCTCCGTTTGTTCCGCCGTTGCGTCTTTGATGGTGAAAGTGATCACACCACCAAACGGAATACCGAGTGTCTGTGTGTATGCGAGCGAATTCTTGTTTGATCCAGCTTTCTCTTGACTGGATGGTGTATAAGGGAAAGACCATCCGAGATACTCGAGCTCTCGTTTGGCATTAGGAGATAGGAGCGACTCGACCGTTTTGAAAGCATTGTCACCTTTGAAACCTGGGTATCTGACTCGGTCTACGCCGGGGTGAGAGGAGAGGTAGTCGGCGATCCTCAATGCATTGAGTCCATGTTTGAGCATTCTCACACTGAGCGTCTTCAGACTTCgaatgagaaggtgagcgtctcgaggagatggcgatGCTCCCAACGAGTTTTGCAAAAACCTGAGCCCTTTGATAAGATTGGGTCGTAGTCTAGCAGTCTGAGGAGAGACGGTCACGCTGCCGAGAATGATGTCCGAATGACCAGAGGCGTATTTTGACAAGGAGGAATACGCGATGTCAGCTAGGGGAAGACTGTCGGGTGAGGCGCTGATCAGGGGTGTTATGTAGAAcggggagaggaaggtcgtGTCGACAAGCACAAGGGGGCGAGTGTTTTCGGGTAGACTATTCACGATGGAGGCGATGAGTTCAAGAGGGGGGACGAGCAGAAGTGGATTGGTTGGGACTTCGAGCCAGATGAGCTAGCAGAGGTGAATCAGTGGCATGTCCGGTAGAGTGGTAGCTTTTACGTACTCGAGTGTCTGGTCGAATAGCTTGTCGaatcccatcttcacccgCCTTTTCCAAATTCAGGAATGTCACCTCCAGTCCAGTCGGCTTGCTGGTTCTGGAGAAGTATCGTGCAGTTCCTCCATACTACGTACAGCAATATCAGTAGGAGTGACGCGGTGGCATCGACGAAACGTACCACATCGTTGACGGCGAGAATATGACCGcctccaccttgtccatctttgccacctgctccaccttcaGCTTCTGCCAGAGACACCCAATGGGCTACTGCGGCCGTTGCAGCGGAGCCAGAAGCAAAGACGAGGGATTCGCCACCCGAGGCATCGTGATGGGCATCTTCAGAggtgaatgatgatggacaggtctcgagagatgtcagcaaggCTTCAAGCGCAGAGCGGGTGGGGTTGGCACTACGTGAGTACTCGTAGACCTAGTAATGTAATGATCAGTCATGCAGGCTTGAATTTGAGTTGCGCAGGGGAGAACCTACTCTTGGTTTGCCTACACCATCTTGCTTGAATGTCGTAGCAACGCTCAAGCTGGGAACAACCGCCCCGGTGGAGGGATCAGGTTCCGATCCGACATGTATAGCTCTTGTAGAGAAATGATCGTGACGCTTTGGCTGAGAAGGCATGGTCTAATGCGCACTGTATTGTGTGGGGAtatcgaggaaggagaagggcagaTTGAGTACAGCAATCGATCCTTTACAAGATCATACATGGACGGAGTGCATCTGGTTGACTATGGCGTGACTGATTATTGATCGCATGAGGACCAACCGGCTAAACTGTTCCCGCGCAATCCACCCCCCACGTTCATCGCTATCCGGGCGGAACTTGGGCAATGCCGGAATCATGAAGTGGTTATCACAGTCGTCCATACACATCCATCCCAATCTATGGTACATATATACACATCTGCGCGTTGTATGGTGCAGCTCACACGAGATCGTCGTCTACGTGACGACGGACTTCGTGTTCTACGTGGATTTTTATCTCACTAGGCACCGTTGTGTCTGCAATTCGAACGTCAAATGGAGACATGAAATTCTCCAACTGCACGGCAGTAGTCCAGCGACATTAGCAATGGCTCTCAAAACTCAGGACAAACTGCTCTCACCGCTGTAGGCACGCCGAGTGTCAACTCGTTGAGCGAGTTGATATCACTATCGTCCCCAGCAGGGGCGGTCGACTCGTCATCCCACGTCCTCGCCTCACTCGGTGTGAACGGCGCATCGTCCCGCGTCACAGTCTTGTCACAAATCtctatcacatcgtcataGTCGTGATCCCACTGACCAGCTTCACGGAGCAACGACATGAGAGCGACCCCGCTGACGATCTGATTTGCGGCGCCCGGTttgacaccaccaccaggaACACCTTGACCATTGCCAACCATGACAAAGTTTCGTGACTCTTTCTCTGGAGACCAGTTACGAGGTAGGtagaggaagttggagatgatgaggacgaagaagaatgagcAAAAGGCGATCTGGGATAAGATGTCTGTGGCGAGCGACAATACAGCAAAGATCAGCTGCGAGCTCTTGTATGGCTATCCTCTGGTCTCATCAACAAACCGTTGGCCAGGCT
This genomic interval from Kwoniella shandongensis chromosome 5, complete sequence contains the following:
- a CDS encoding 60S ribosomal protein uL22, coding for MVRYASAHISNGNPEKFAQARGEYVRTHFKNMREVAAALTGMNLKKAYTYLADVQDHKQIIPFRRFAGGIGRASQAKQFKTTKGRWPEKSVKFILALLKNAESNADAKDLAVEDLLIKNIVVQQAPKTRRRTYRAHGRINPYQGHPCHIEIILSTPSSEVPRAKDLDVTSSKKGKTIAAIEA